A single genomic interval of Hafnia alvei harbors:
- a CDS encoding bifunctional 4-hydroxy-2-oxoglutarate aldolase/2-dehydro-3-deoxy-phosphogluconate aldolase has product MKNWKVSAESIMTAGPVVPVIVIKKIEQAVPLAKALVAGGVRVLEVTLRTECAVEAIRLIAKEVPEAIVGAGTVTNAKQLADVTEAGAQFAISPGLTADLLKAATAGSIPLIPGISTVSELMLGMDHGLKEFKFFPAEANGGVKALQAIAGPFSHVRFCPTGGINPQNYRDYLALKSVLCIGGSWLIPNDALDNGDYARITELAKEAVAGAKA; this is encoded by the coding sequence ATGAAAAACTGGAAAGTAAGCGCCGAGTCAATCATGACAGCCGGCCCGGTTGTACCTGTAATCGTTATTAAAAAAATTGAGCAGGCCGTGCCTTTGGCTAAAGCGCTGGTTGCCGGTGGCGTGCGTGTGCTGGAAGTCACCCTGCGTACCGAGTGTGCGGTTGAGGCGATTCGCCTGATCGCTAAAGAAGTTCCAGAAGCTATCGTGGGCGCGGGTACCGTTACCAATGCCAAACAATTGGCTGACGTCACCGAAGCCGGTGCTCAGTTTGCTATCAGCCCAGGTCTAACCGCTGATTTGTTGAAAGCAGCAACTGCCGGTTCAATCCCACTTATCCCAGGTATCAGCACGGTTTCAGAACTGATGTTAGGTATGGATCATGGCTTGAAAGAATTCAAATTCTTCCCAGCCGAAGCTAACGGCGGCGTTAAAGCGTTGCAGGCTATCGCAGGTCCATTCTCGCACGTTCGTTTCTGCCCAACTGGCGGTATCAATCCACAAAACTATCGTGACTATCTGGCACTGAAAAGCGTGCTGTGCATCGGTGGTTCTTGGCTGATCCCTAACGATGCTTTGGATAACGGCGACTACGCACGTATCACTGAACTGGCTAAAGAAGCGGTTGCAGGCGCGAAAGCGTAA
- a CDS encoding RidA family protein, giving the protein MSIERINPEKRWSDATVFNDTIYYTSVPENLDDDATSQTANALAAIDMILNQLGTDKTRILDATIFLADGDDFQAMNAAWDAWVPAGKAPVRCTVQAKLMNPKYKVEIKIIAAR; this is encoded by the coding sequence ATGTCTATCGAACGTATCAATCCAGAAAAGCGCTGGTCAGACGCCACCGTTTTCAATGACACTATCTATTATACCAGCGTTCCTGAAAACTTGGATGATGACGCCACTTCACAAACGGCCAACGCGCTGGCAGCTATTGATATGATCCTTAATCAACTGGGCACGGATAAAACGCGTATTCTTGATGCCACGATTTTCTTGGCCGATGGCGACGATTTTCAGGCGATGAATGCCGCATGGGATGCTTGGGTACCCGCTGGAAAAGCCCCGGTGCGCTGTACCGTTCAGGCCAAGCTGATGAATCCTAAATACAAAGTTGAAATCAAGATTATCGCGGCACGTTAA
- the mdtI gene encoding multidrug/spermidine efflux SMR transporter subunit MdtI — MQQLEWFHIAWLAFAVVLEILANIFLKWSDGFRRIWMGLLSLAAVLGAFSSLSQAVKGIELSVAYALWGGFGIAATVAAGWILFGQRLNKKGWAGLTLLLAGMIMIKLA, encoded by the coding sequence ATGCAACAGCTTGAGTGGTTCCATATTGCGTGGTTAGCATTTGCTGTCGTATTAGAGATTTTAGCTAATATCTTCCTGAAATGGTCAGACGGCTTCCGCCGTATTTGGATGGGATTGTTATCGCTGGCCGCGGTGTTAGGTGCATTTAGTTCCTTGTCACAGGCGGTGAAAGGTATCGAACTGTCCGTGGCGTATGCGCTGTGGGGCGGTTTTGGTATCGCAGCCACGGTGGCTGCCGGCTGGATACTGTTCGGTCAGCGTTTGAATAAAAAAGGTTGGGCGGGATTAACCCTACTGCTGGCTGGCATGATAATGATTAAGCTGGCGTAA
- the mdtJ gene encoding multidrug/spermidine efflux SMR transporter subunit MdtJ: MIYWIFLACAIAAEIIGTLSMKWASLSGGMTGNIVMLVMITISYILLSFAVKRVALGVAYALWEGIGILFITLFSVMWFDESMSLMKLMGLVTLIAGIALVKSGTVKTKKPSAKTGEQKSAVAMKNKPAQTKANVGGNHATA, translated from the coding sequence ATGATTTATTGGATCTTTTTGGCATGTGCCATCGCGGCCGAAATTATCGGTACGCTATCAATGAAATGGGCAAGTCTGAGCGGCGGTATGACGGGCAATATCGTTATGCTGGTGATGATTACCATCTCTTATATCTTACTTTCTTTTGCGGTGAAGCGTGTTGCTTTAGGCGTTGCTTACGCACTGTGGGAAGGTATTGGTATTCTGTTTATTACCTTGTTCAGCGTAATGTGGTTTGACGAAAGTATGTCCCTGATGAAATTGATGGGCTTGGTTACGCTGATTGCGGGTATCGCGCTGGTTAAATCGGGTACGGTAAAAACTAAAAAACCATCTGCTAAAACAGGTGAACAGAAAAGCGCCGTAGCGATGAAAAATAAACCTGCGCAAACCAAAGCTAACGTAGGAGGCAATCATGCAACAGCTTGA